One window of Mesorhizobium sp. PAMC28654 genomic DNA carries:
- a CDS encoding DUF930 domain-containing protein, which translates to MLLLPPMKKLFIAALASATLAWPANAMDSALRAGLLKLDPQTRLEQRCDAEVLDRITHDDHKFKADRVVAYAFATPEMGTDAIRSPGAAFRSKGQWYRLKFKCQTAPDHMEILNLRYRIGDEIPETDWSKYNLYN; encoded by the coding sequence ATGCTGCTTCTTCCGCCCATGAAAAAGCTCTTCATTGCTGCGCTGGCATCCGCGACATTGGCCTGGCCGGCGAACGCCATGGACAGCGCACTGCGCGCCGGCTTGCTGAAACTCGACCCGCAGACGCGCCTCGAGCAGCGATGTGATGCCGAAGTCCTCGACCGGATCACTCATGACGATCACAAGTTCAAGGCGGACAGGGTCGTCGCCTATGCGTTTGCGACGCCGGAAATGGGCACCGATGCGATCAGAAGCCCAGGTGCTGCCTTTCGCAGCAAGGGGCAATGGTATCGCCTGAAATTCAAATGCCAGACGGCTCCCGACCATATGGAAATCTTGAACCTTCGCTATCGCATCGGCGACGAGATTCCAGAAACCGACTGGTCGAAATACAATCTCTACAATTAG
- a CDS encoding D-alanyl-D-alanine carboxypeptidase family protein, with protein MKFRFSAPLVGFLGFGLLLLSLAPVSAQLFETKAAQAFMIDAETGTVLFAKDADKPFPPASMAKLMTMEVVFNAIKSKRMTLDDTFVVSENAWRKGGAPSGTSTMFAKLKSSIRVEDLIRGVTVQAANDGCMILAEGMAGSEENFAAQMTERARQIGLQKSTFVNSTGLPADGQQTTVRELAQLALHIQREYPDLYAYFGEKDFTWNKISQRNRNPLLAMDIGADGLAVGTSEAGGFGIVASVSHNGSRVIAAMSGLASDRERAEEARKLLDWGARSFEKTEIFAKDEVVGVAQVFGGVKSGVTLKAKGPVNIFLPITNRDKLTARIVYDGPVTAPVEEGQAVGALRVWIGDTLSQETPLFAAEPVGMGTLPQRALDAVKELAVGWLR; from the coding sequence ATGAAATTTCGCTTTTCGGCGCCTTTGGTCGGTTTTTTGGGGTTTGGTCTTCTGCTGCTCTCGTTGGCACCAGTCAGCGCACAACTTTTCGAAACCAAAGCCGCACAGGCCTTCATGATCGACGCCGAGACCGGAACGGTGCTGTTTGCCAAGGATGCGGACAAGCCCTTTCCGCCGGCATCGATGGCCAAGCTGATGACGATGGAAGTGGTTTTCAACGCCATCAAGTCCAAGCGCATGACACTCGACGACACATTCGTGGTCAGCGAGAACGCATGGCGCAAAGGCGGCGCTCCCTCCGGAACATCGACGATGTTTGCGAAACTCAAATCCTCGATCCGGGTCGAGGATCTGATCCGCGGGGTTACCGTCCAGGCAGCCAATGATGGCTGCATGATCCTCGCCGAAGGCATGGCCGGATCGGAAGAGAATTTCGCGGCGCAGATGACGGAGCGCGCGCGCCAGATCGGCCTGCAAAAATCGACCTTCGTCAATTCGACCGGCCTGCCGGCGGATGGGCAGCAGACGACGGTGCGCGAACTCGCGCAACTGGCCCTGCACATCCAGCGGGAGTACCCGGATCTCTATGCCTATTTCGGCGAGAAGGATTTTACCTGGAACAAGATCTCCCAACGGAACCGCAATCCGCTTCTGGCCATGGATATCGGCGCTGACGGCCTGGCGGTCGGCACGAGCGAAGCCGGCGGTTTCGGCATCGTGGCTTCCGTCAGCCACAATGGTTCGCGGGTCATCGCGGCGATGAGTGGACTGGCCAGCGATCGTGAGCGCGCCGAGGAAGCACGGAAATTGCTCGACTGGGGCGCTCGCTCCTTCGAAAAGACCGAGATTTTCGCCAAGGACGAAGTGGTCGGCGTGGCCCAGGTTTTCGGTGGCGTGAAGTCCGGAGTGACCTTGAAGGCGAAGGGGCCTGTCAACATATTCCTGCCTATCACCAACCGCGACAAGCTGACGGCCAGGATCGTCTACGACGGCCCGGTGACCGCGCCGGTGGAGGAGGGGCAAGCGGTGGGCGCGCTGCGTGTCTGGATCGGTGATACACTAAGCCAGGAAACGCCGTTGTTCGCGGCCGAGCCGGTCGGCATGGGCACGCTACCGCAACGCGCGCTTGATGCCGTCAAGGAACTGGCCGTCGGCTGGCTGCGGTAG
- a CDS encoding LysR family transcriptional regulator produces MNDADVDLNLLVALDILLAEGSVTGAARRLGLSTSAMSRTLTRLRSATGDPLLVRAGRGLVPTPRAAELRDRVHELSRDVRAVLRPQINDVDMAGHESTFVIRASEAFMEFLSGRVVAAVSQAAPRVRLRFVSKPDKDARPLREGLIDLEIGLLGTSAPEIRTQFLFHDKYVGVVRIGHPLLAGTGVTPERYAACKHVVASREGNVTEPIDDALEKLGLRRTIMVVVPGFPDAMRIARQSDLVALVPRSCLGNSMVNDDPAMSNLGSFELPLPMPEFKISAMWHPRMDADPAHRWLRDTVMSVCRAAYPRR; encoded by the coding sequence ATGAACGACGCGGATGTGGATCTGAACCTTCTTGTTGCGCTGGACATACTGCTGGCCGAAGGCAGTGTGACAGGCGCGGCCCGCCGCCTTGGTCTGAGTACCTCCGCGATGAGCCGGACGCTGACGCGACTTCGGTCGGCGACAGGCGACCCGCTGCTGGTGCGGGCTGGGCGCGGGCTTGTGCCGACACCGCGCGCTGCCGAGCTGCGCGATCGCGTCCATGAGCTTAGCCGGGATGTGCGAGCGGTTTTGCGGCCGCAGATCAATGATGTCGACATGGCCGGACACGAATCGACATTCGTCATTCGCGCCAGTGAGGCGTTCATGGAGTTCCTTTCTGGCCGTGTCGTTGCCGCTGTATCGCAAGCCGCGCCGCGCGTCCGCCTGCGTTTTGTGTCCAAGCCCGACAAGGATGCGCGTCCGCTTCGGGAAGGCCTCATCGATCTTGAGATCGGCTTGCTTGGAACGTCCGCGCCGGAGATACGCACCCAGTTCCTGTTCCATGACAAATATGTCGGCGTCGTCCGGATCGGGCATCCGCTTCTGGCAGGCACGGGCGTTACGCCGGAACGATATGCCGCCTGCAAACATGTCGTGGCGTCACGGGAAGGGAATGTCACGGAGCCGATCGATGACGCCCTTGAGAAGCTTGGCCTGAGACGGACGATAATGGTTGTCGTGCCTGGTTTCCCCGATGCGATGCGGATCGCGCGCCAATCGGATCTGGTCGCGCTCGTGCCGCGCTCCTGTCTTGGCAACAGCATGGTGAATGACGACCCCGCCATGTCCAACCTTGGGAGCTTCGAACTCCCGCTTCCCATGCCTGAGTTCAAGATATCGGCGATGTGGCATCCTCGCATGGACGCCGACCCGGCACATCGCTGGCTGCGCGACACCGTGATGTCGGTTTGCCGGGCGGCGTATCCACGGCGATGA
- a CDS encoding BMP family ABC transporter substrate-binding protein, whose amino-acid sequence MKKLLIALMTTTAALSLAATAEAADKLKACWVYTGPIGDFGYSYQHDQGRLEVEKALGDKVETAYLENVSEGPDADRAFERLAREGCKIIFGTSFGFMDAEVKVAKKFPKVMFEHATGYKTGDNLGIYNARFYEGRYVLGQIAAKESKSGVAGYIVSFPIPEVVMGINSFMLGAHSINPNFKAKIVWVNSWFDPGKEADAAKALFDQGADIIVQHTDSTAALQVAEERKLHGFGQSSDMIKFAPNSQLTSLTDEWGPYYISRVQAAIDGTWKPDNVWLGIKDGAVKLAPYTNMPDDVKAMAEATEKKIAGGWNPFTGPIDKQDGTPWLKDGQVADDGTLLGMNFYVKGVDDKLPQ is encoded by the coding sequence ATGAAAAAACTGCTTATTGCGTTGATGACCACGACGGCCGCACTCTCGCTGGCGGCGACCGCCGAGGCCGCGGACAAACTGAAGGCCTGCTGGGTCTATACTGGCCCGATCGGCGATTTCGGCTATTCCTACCAGCATGACCAGGGCCGCCTGGAAGTCGAGAAGGCGCTCGGCGACAAGGTCGAGACCGCCTATCTGGAGAACGTCTCCGAAGGCCCCGATGCCGACCGTGCGTTCGAGCGCCTGGCGCGCGAAGGCTGCAAGATCATCTTCGGGACGTCGTTCGGCTTCATGGACGCGGAAGTGAAGGTCGCCAAGAAGTTTCCCAAGGTGATGTTCGAGCACGCGACTGGCTACAAGACGGGCGATAACCTCGGCATCTACAATGCGCGTTTCTATGAAGGCCGCTACGTACTGGGCCAGATCGCGGCCAAGGAATCGAAGTCGGGTGTCGCCGGCTACATCGTCTCCTTCCCGATCCCCGAAGTGGTGATGGGCATCAACTCGTTCATGCTCGGCGCGCATTCGATCAATCCGAACTTCAAGGCCAAGATCGTCTGGGTGAACTCGTGGTTCGATCCAGGCAAGGAAGCCGACGCCGCCAAGGCGCTGTTCGACCAGGGCGCCGACATCATTGTCCAGCACACCGATTCGACCGCTGCCCTGCAGGTGGCCGAAGAGCGCAAGCTGCACGGCTTTGGCCAGTCTTCCGACATGATCAAGTTCGCGCCGAACTCGCAGCTGACCTCACTCACCGATGAATGGGGCCCCTACTACATCAGCCGGGTCCAGGCGGCCATCGACGGCACCTGGAAGCCGGACAATGTCTGGCTCGGCATCAAGGACGGCGCGGTCAAGCTCGCCCCCTACACCAACATGCCCGACGACGTGAAGGCGATGGCCGAGGCAACAGAGAAGAAGATCGCCGGCGGCTGGAACCCCTTCACCGGGCCGATCGACAAGCAGGACGGCACGCCCTGGCTGAAGGACGGCCAAGTCGCTGATGACGGCACGCTGCTCGGCATGAATTTCTACGTCAAGGGCGTCGACGACAAGCTGCCGCAGTAG
- a CDS encoding SDR family NAD(P)-dependent oxidoreductase, with product MPKVVLSATASTILLIGASRGLGHAMAAEFLKKGWNVVGTVRGGGSRTLLHDLADEYDGRVEIEILDISEPDQVAALRDRLSGRVFEMLFVNAGVTNNPAETIADVTTDEFVSVMVTNALSPMRVIESLGQYVPTTGLIGVMSSGQGSIANNETGQREVYRGSKAALNMFMRSFAARHSGTSRAMITMAPGWVRTELGGPDGRLSIEESVPSLVNVLLSKQGTPGLEYLDYLGRTVPW from the coding sequence ATGCCCAAGGTCGTTTTGAGTGCCACTGCCAGTACCATCCTTCTCATCGGCGCATCGCGCGGTCTCGGCCATGCGATGGCCGCCGAATTCCTGAAGAAGGGATGGAACGTCGTCGGCACGGTCCGAGGCGGCGGAAGCCGAACGTTGCTCCACGATCTGGCGGACGAATATGACGGCCGGGTCGAAATCGAGATCTTGGACATCAGCGAACCGGATCAGGTCGCGGCGTTGCGTGACCGTCTGTCGGGCAGGGTGTTCGAGATGCTTTTCGTCAACGCCGGGGTGACCAACAACCCGGCTGAAACGATCGCGGATGTGACAACCGACGAGTTCGTAAGTGTCATGGTCACAAACGCGCTGAGCCCTATGCGGGTCATCGAGAGCCTGGGGCAATATGTGCCTACGACGGGCCTGATTGGCGTGATGTCATCCGGGCAAGGCAGCATTGCCAATAATGAGACCGGGCAGCGTGAGGTGTACCGGGGCAGCAAGGCGGCCTTGAACATGTTCATGCGCAGCTTCGCGGCTCGCCATTCCGGGACATCTCGTGCCATGATCACAATGGCCCCCGGTTGGGTCCGCACCGAACTGGGGGGACCGGATGGACGGCTGAGTATCGAGGAAAGCGTGCCGAGCCTGGTGAACGTCCTTCTTTCGAAGCAGGGAACGCCCGGACTGGAATATCTCGACTATCTCGGTCGAACCGTCCCGTGGTGA
- a CDS encoding septal ring lytic transglycosylase RlpA family protein, whose amino-acid sequence MQTTARPRLRRASAVALFVVSTAMLAACGTPQPKAMIDKRQRSKEYFSESEYGVKASPRVASRMAGLRGGGRDQLGKPYQVRGKWYYPKEEKNYKKVGLASWYGDAFHGRLTANGEVYDMTHLTAAHPTMPLPSYARVTNLKTGSSVIVRVNDRGPYHEGRIIDVSERAAQMLDYANIGTAEVKVEYVGRAPLDGDDDQYLMASYHPGNRIPDPSDGLPTGVMVAMNGPSPSMPVGAAAVPFPGQLTNSAPQQPAMAAQAPAIGDLALPDFGPIVPERPEFGLPAQSPFALASLSYADERVHRASDVFASLGGTGMSPADILQSWKRQAPSAGAVTDYVAAGSFENAAEAKRVAARLSEFGKTEIQRSELDGEDWYSVNLYPDGHRSLDEMLQAAWSHGAPDALVVRN is encoded by the coding sequence ATGCAGACTACGGCGCGCCCGCGTCTTCGCCGTGCTTCCGCTGTCGCGTTGTTCGTCGTGTCGACAGCCATGCTGGCGGCCTGCGGGACACCGCAGCCGAAGGCAATGATCGACAAGAGACAACGCTCCAAGGAATACTTTTCCGAATCCGAATATGGCGTGAAGGCCAGCCCGCGCGTCGCCTCCAGGATGGCAGGACTGCGCGGCGGCGGGCGTGACCAGCTTGGCAAGCCCTATCAGGTTCGCGGCAAGTGGTATTATCCCAAGGAAGAGAAGAACTACAAGAAGGTCGGCCTGGCATCCTGGTACGGTGATGCCTTTCACGGCCGGCTCACCGCCAATGGCGAAGTCTATGACATGACGCATCTGACGGCGGCGCATCCGACCATGCCGCTGCCGAGCTATGCACGCGTGACCAATCTGAAGACGGGCAGTTCGGTCATCGTTCGCGTTAACGATCGCGGTCCCTACCACGAAGGCCGCATCATCGATGTGTCCGAGCGCGCCGCGCAGATGCTTGACTATGCCAATATCGGCACCGCCGAGGTGAAGGTGGAATATGTCGGCCGCGCGCCGCTCGATGGCGATGACGACCAGTACCTGATGGCGTCCTACCACCCCGGAAACAGGATTCCGGATCCTTCGGACGGGTTGCCCACCGGCGTGATGGTGGCCATGAACGGACCGTCTCCGAGCATGCCGGTAGGCGCCGCGGCCGTACCGTTTCCTGGTCAGTTGACGAATTCCGCTCCGCAGCAACCTGCCATGGCGGCACAGGCGCCAGCCATCGGCGATCTCGCACTGCCCGATTTTGGCCCCATCGTGCCGGAACGCCCGGAATTCGGCCTGCCGGCGCAATCGCCGTTTGCCCTGGCCTCCCTGTCTTACGCGGACGAGCGCGTGCATCGCGCCTCGGATGTTTTTGCCTCGCTGGGTGGGACTGGCATGTCACCAGCCGACATCCTGCAATCGTGGAAGCGCCAAGCCCCGTCAGCCGGCGCGGTCACCGACTACGTCGCTGCTGGGTCTTTCGAGAATGCCGCCGAGGCAAAACGCGTTGCGGCCCGGCTATCCGAATTCGGCAAGACCGAAATCCAGCGTTCCGAACTCGACGGCGAGGACTGGTATTCCGTCAATCTCTATCCGGACGGCCACCGTAGCCTGGACGAAATGCTGCAGGCGGCATGGTCGCATGGTGCGCCTGACGCACTCGTTGTGCGCAACTGA
- a CDS encoding DNA polymerase III subunit delta', whose amino-acid sequence MIFERIAPEQHDTLDGVPEPSETPRLVGHLQTANMLAAAYRSGKLPHALIFAGPVGIGKATLAFHLAHHLLKYPAFEHAPPIFAVPDPSSSLFRQIATGAHPSVLHLTRPANDKTKSFKTVVTVDEIRRVNRFLSMTSHDGSYRVVIVDPADDMNTNAANALLKNLEEPPPRTLFILIVHAPGSLLPTIRSRCQMVRVSPLDADDLMTVLATVEPPPPEDPAARAALAERAGGSARTAILLTQYGGIEIASTLDALVSARKSDVAGAYRLAEAVAGRDQAIQFDIFNRRALDLLSGAASQAALAGDLARAKTLSDTWHEALDAVSETETYNLDKKQHALIMIDRLNSAMRM is encoded by the coding sequence ATGATTTTCGAACGCATCGCACCGGAACAGCATGACACGCTGGACGGCGTGCCGGAGCCGTCGGAAACGCCCCGTCTGGTCGGACACCTGCAAACCGCCAACATGCTCGCCGCCGCCTATCGCTCCGGAAAGCTGCCGCACGCGTTGATCTTCGCCGGGCCGGTCGGCATCGGCAAGGCGACACTCGCTTTTCATCTGGCGCATCATCTGCTGAAATATCCGGCCTTCGAACACGCGCCACCAATCTTCGCGGTCCCGGACCCGTCATCCTCGCTGTTTCGCCAGATTGCGACCGGGGCACACCCGTCGGTGCTGCATCTGACCCGACCGGCGAACGACAAGACCAAAAGCTTCAAGACCGTCGTCACCGTCGATGAAATCCGGAGGGTCAACCGCTTCCTGTCGATGACTTCACACGACGGCAGCTACCGGGTGGTGATCGTCGACCCCGCCGATGACATGAATACCAATGCCGCCAATGCCTTGCTGAAGAACCTCGAGGAGCCGCCGCCGCGAACCCTGTTCATCCTGATTGTGCACGCGCCGGGCAGCCTGTTGCCAACCATCCGGTCGCGCTGCCAGATGGTGCGTGTGTCGCCGCTCGATGCCGACGATCTCATGACCGTGCTGGCGACCGTCGAGCCGCCACCGCCAGAGGATCCGGCCGCGCGCGCGGCATTGGCCGAACGGGCAGGGGGCAGCGCGCGCACGGCGATCCTTTTGACGCAATATGGCGGGATCGAAATCGCCAGCACCCTGGATGCCCTGGTGAGCGCCAGGAAAAGCGATGTCGCCGGAGCCTATCGCCTGGCGGAAGCTGTGGCTGGCCGCGACCAGGCCATACAGTTCGACATCTTCAACCGGCGGGCACTGGACCTGCTGTCGGGCGCGGCAAGTCAGGCCGCATTGGCCGGCGATCTTGCGCGTGCGAAAACGCTGTCGGATACCTGGCATGAGGCGCTGGACGCTGTATCTGAAACCGAAACCTACAATCTCGACAAGAAGCAGCACGCCCTGATCATGATCGACCGCCTGAATTCTGCAATGCGAATGTGA
- a CDS encoding YbhB/YbcL family Raf kinase inhibitor-like protein has translation MKRLLLAIGLALVASGASASGMGVSFQWGPTKKCFDPKSPPITLSGVPKGTAKLEIGMIDSSSAYEHGVGTVAYKGQTSLSYGAFRYKGPCPDSGTHFYNITVKAVDASGKVLGSGSASQPFSSK, from the coding sequence ATGAAAAGACTGTTGCTTGCTATTGGGCTTGCCTTGGTGGCGTCGGGAGCCTCCGCCTCGGGCATGGGTGTTTCGTTTCAATGGGGCCCTACAAAAAAGTGTTTTGATCCGAAGTCGCCACCAATAACGCTGTCGGGCGTACCTAAAGGAACGGCAAAGCTTGAAATAGGGATGATTGACAGCAGTTCGGCCTATGAGCATGGCGTTGGGACGGTTGCTTACAAAGGACAAACGTCTTTGTCGTACGGCGCGTTTCGGTACAAGGGGCCATGTCCGGATAGTGGAACTCATTTCTACAACATCACGGTGAAGGCGGTAGATGCGTCAGGAAAAGTTCTAGGCAGCGGTTCAGCTTCCCAGCCGTTTTCCTCAAAATGA
- the tmk gene encoding dTMP kinase, with protein MSSGFFITFEGGEGAGKSTQIERLARKMRAKKYDVVVTREPGGSPGAEAVRHVLLSGAAEPFGPKMEALLFAAARSDHVEQVIRPAVERGSIVLCDRFMDSSRVYQGVTGDIDPAFMEALEKVAVNGMVPDMTLIFDIDPTEGLRRATVRRGTEAAADRFEKETLAIHQRRRDAFLAIAAAEPERCIVIDASADPDTVENVVTAAVFAALETRTPSNHKQATPA; from the coding sequence TTGTCGAGCGGATTTTTCATCACCTTCGAAGGCGGCGAAGGAGCAGGCAAGTCGACGCAGATCGAGCGGTTGGCCAGGAAGATGCGCGCCAAGAAGTACGATGTCGTCGTCACGCGTGAACCGGGAGGATCGCCCGGCGCCGAGGCCGTCAGGCATGTGCTGCTTTCCGGTGCGGCCGAACCGTTCGGCCCCAAGATGGAGGCGCTGCTTTTTGCGGCCGCACGCTCCGACCATGTCGAGCAGGTTATTCGCCCGGCGGTCGAGCGCGGCTCGATCGTGCTTTGCGACCGCTTCATGGACTCTTCGCGCGTCTACCAGGGCGTCACCGGCGACATCGACCCGGCGTTCATGGAAGCGCTTGAAAAAGTCGCGGTCAACGGCATGGTGCCGGACATGACGCTGATCTTCGACATCGACCCGACAGAGGGGCTGCGGCGGGCAACGGTGCGGCGCGGCACGGAAGCGGCCGCCGACCGTTTCGAGAAGGAAACCCTGGCCATCCATCAGCGACGGCGCGATGCCTTCCTGGCGATCGCCGCCGCCGAACCGGAGCGCTGCATTGTGATCGACGCGTCCGCTGATCCCGACACGGTCGAGAATGTCGTCACCGCCGCTGTGTTCGCGGCGCTGGAGACCAGGACGCCGTCCAACCACAAGCAGGCCACGCCCGCATGA
- a CDS encoding ABC transporter permease produces MDIAVNILLTIATAATPLLIAAIGELVVERSGVLNLGVEGMMIMGAVGGFGAGYLTGSPWLGLLAAIVMGALFSLLFAVMTLSLATNQVATGLSLTLLGLGLSGMMGTSFVGQPGERLPNLYIPGLTEIPVVGKLLFGQDPIFYISIALTAAVMWFLFKTRTGLTLRSIGDSHTSAHALGIHVIRYRYLAVIFGGACAGLAGGHLSLVYTPQWVENMSAGRGWIALALVVFASWRPWRVLAGAYIFGAVWIGQLHAQAFGIPVPSQLLSSLPYLATVVVLVLISRNKRLTMMNTPASLGQPFVPDR; encoded by the coding sequence ATGGATATCGCCGTAAACATACTTTTGACAATCGCCACTGCCGCAACACCGCTGCTGATCGCGGCGATCGGCGAACTGGTGGTCGAGCGCTCCGGCGTGCTCAATCTCGGCGTCGAGGGCATGATGATCATGGGCGCGGTCGGCGGTTTCGGCGCCGGCTATCTGACCGGGTCGCCCTGGCTCGGCCTGCTGGCCGCAATTGTCATGGGCGCTCTGTTCTCGCTGCTGTTTGCCGTCATGACGCTGTCGCTGGCCACCAATCAGGTGGCGACCGGCCTGTCGCTGACGCTGCTCGGTCTTGGCCTCTCGGGCATGATGGGGACAAGCTTCGTCGGCCAGCCAGGCGAAAGACTTCCCAATCTCTACATTCCGGGCCTGACCGAGATTCCGGTGGTCGGCAAGCTGCTGTTCGGCCAGGACCCGATCTTCTACATCTCGATCGCGCTCACCGCCGCCGTCATGTGGTTCCTGTTCAAGACGCGTACCGGGCTGACACTGCGCTCGATCGGCGACAGCCATACCTCCGCTCATGCGCTTGGCATCCATGTCATCCGCTACCGCTATCTCGCGGTGATCTTCGGTGGCGCCTGTGCCGGTCTCGCGGGGGGCCATCTGTCGCTGGTCTACACGCCGCAATGGGTGGAGAACATGAGCGCCGGGCGCGGCTGGATCGCGCTGGCGCTGGTCGTGTTCGCCTCATGGCGACCGTGGCGGGTGCTGGCCGGCGCCTACATCTTTGGCGCGGTGTGGATCGGCCAGCTTCATGCACAGGCTTTTGGCATTCCGGTGCCTTCACAACTGCTTTCTTCACTGCCCTATCTGGCAACCGTCGTCGTTCTTGTTCTAATCTCGCGCAACAAGCGTCTTACGATGATGAACACGCCGGCTTCCTTGGGGCAGCCATTCGTTCCAGATCGTTGA
- a CDS encoding TerC family protein, translating to MEIFTAAGISALLQVIAIDLVLAGDNAIVIGLAAAGLPAEQRKKAILIGVLAATVLRICFAAVTVKLLAIVGLLLAGGILLLWVCWKMYRELRTSHADELEATEALSNSGAASEKGPRKTLGQAALQIVVADVSMSLDNVLAVAGAARDHFTVLIIGLVLSIALMGLAATFIAKLLHRHRWIAYVGLLIILYVAVDMVYRGAMEVWPHVNNAVS from the coding sequence ATGGAAATTTTCACCGCCGCAGGCATATCGGCCCTGCTCCAGGTCATCGCCATCGATCTCGTGCTTGCCGGCGACAATGCCATCGTCATCGGTCTTGCCGCCGCTGGGCTGCCGGCCGAGCAGCGCAAGAAAGCGATCCTGATCGGCGTCCTGGCGGCGACGGTGCTGCGCATCTGTTTTGCGGCAGTCACCGTCAAACTTCTTGCCATCGTCGGCCTGCTGCTGGCCGGCGGCATCCTGCTTCTGTGGGTCTGCTGGAAGATGTACCGCGAGCTGCGCACATCCCATGCCGATGAACTGGAGGCGACCGAGGCGCTGTCGAATTCTGGTGCTGCCAGCGAAAAGGGTCCGCGCAAGACATTGGGGCAGGCAGCGTTGCAGATCGTCGTGGCCGACGTGTCGATGTCGCTCGACAATGTGCTGGCGGTGGCGGGCGCCGCGCGCGACCATTTCACGGTGTTGATCATAGGCCTCGTGCTTTCAATTGCCTTGATGGGGCTCGCGGCGACTTTTATCGCCAAGCTGCTGCACCGTCATCGCTGGATCGCCTATGTCGGCCTGTTGATCATCCTCTACGTCGCCGTGGACATGGTCTATCGCGGTGCGATGGAAGTGTGGCCGCACGTCAACAACGCGGTCAGTTGA
- the rimO gene encoding 30S ribosomal protein S12 methylthiotransferase RimO: MSAPRVSFVSLGCPKALVDSERIITRLRAEGYEIARKHDGADLVVVNTCGFLDSARDESLNAIGSALSENGRVIVTGCLGAEPDVIRERHPNVLAITGPQAYESVMAAVHEAAPPSHDPYIDLLPPQGVKLTPRHYAYLKISEGCNNRCTFCIIPALRGDLVSRPAADVLREAEKLAKAGVKELLVISQDTSAYGIDIKYQTSMFGDREVRAKFLDLSEELGKLGIWVRMHYVYPYPHVADVIPLMAEGKILPYLDIPFQHASPQVLKNMRRPAHGEKTLERIRGWRDVCPDLAIRSTFIVGFPGETDDDFEMLLDWLDEARIDRAGCFKYEPVRGARSNDLGLEQVPQEIKEARWHRFMQRQQKISATQLAKKVGKRLPVLIDEANGISAKGRTKYDAPEIDGSVHIQSRRPLRQGDIVTVKIDRADAYDLYGSAV; encoded by the coding sequence ATGTCCGCTCCTCGCGTGAGTTTTGTCAGTCTTGGATGCCCGAAAGCCCTTGTGGATTCGGAGCGCATCATCACGCGCCTGCGCGCCGAAGGCTATGAGATCGCCCGTAAGCATGACGGTGCCGATCTCGTCGTCGTCAACACTTGCGGCTTCCTCGATTCGGCTCGCGACGAGTCGCTCAACGCCATCGGCTCCGCCCTTTCGGAGAATGGCAGGGTCATCGTCACCGGCTGTCTTGGCGCCGAGCCCGACGTCATCCGCGAAAGACACCCCAACGTTCTCGCCATCACTGGCCCGCAGGCCTATGAAAGCGTGATGGCCGCGGTGCATGAGGCGGCTCCGCCGAGCCACGATCCCTATATCGATCTCCTGCCACCGCAGGGCGTCAAGCTCACGCCGCGCCACTATGCCTATCTCAAGATTTCGGAAGGCTGCAACAACCGCTGCACTTTCTGTATCATTCCGGCGTTGCGTGGCGACCTCGTCTCGCGCCCCGCCGCCGACGTCCTGCGCGAGGCCGAGAAACTGGCCAAGGCCGGCGTCAAGGAACTCCTGGTCATTTCCCAGGACACCAGCGCCTATGGCATCGACATCAAGTATCAGACCAGCATGTTCGGCGACCGCGAGGTGCGTGCCAAATTCCTCGATCTTTCGGAGGAATTGGGCAAGCTCGGCATCTGGGTGCGCATGCACTATGTCTACCCCTACCCGCATGTCGCCGATGTCATCCCGCTGATGGCCGAGGGAAAGATCCTCCCCTATCTGGACATCCCGTTCCAGCATGCCTCCCCGCAGGTGCTGAAGAACATGCGGCGCCCGGCGCACGGCGAAAAGACGCTCGAGCGTATTCGCGGCTGGCGCGACGTGTGCCCTGATCTCGCCATCCGCTCGACCTTCATCGTCGGCTTCCCCGGCGAAACCGACGATGATTTCGAAATGCTGCTCGATTGGCTGGACGAAGCCAGGATCGACCGCGCCGGCTGCTTCAAGTACGAGCCCGTCAGGGGCGCCCGCTCCAACGATCTCGGCCTCGAACAGGTGCCGCAGGAGATCAAGGAGGCGCGCTGGCATCGCTTCATGCAGCGCCAGCAGAAGATCTCGGCGACACAGCTTGCCAAGAAGGTTGGCAAGCGCCTGCCCGTTCTCATCGACGAGGCGAATGGCATCTCGGCAAAAGGCCGCACGAAATACGACGCGCCGGAAATAGACGGTTCGGTCCATATCCAGTCACGCCGCCCGCTGCGCCAAGGCGACATCGTCACCGTCAAGATCGACCGCGCCGACGCCTACGACCTCTACGGTTCGGCGGTCTGA